The Saccharomonospora cyanea NA-134 genome includes a region encoding these proteins:
- a CDS encoding YbaB/EbfC family nucleoid-associated protein produces MQPNVRSGEDFQHLLDKQVREMQEKAAALKEAFSAAGTTVSSRDGSVTVTVEPNGALSNLQLGHRACELGPARLTTTIMETVREAQRQTARRVSDSFTLVNGDGETAELVRSFLPVEEPTEEEAAQEKFAADMAPEPEPTPPAAPTASPRPTPRRRRPTTSDGEDEMRPW; encoded by the coding sequence GTGCAACCGAACGTTCGATCAGGAGAAGATTTCCAGCACCTCCTCGACAAACAGGTCAGGGAGATGCAGGAAAAGGCCGCGGCGTTGAAGGAGGCGTTCTCCGCGGCGGGGACGACGGTGAGCTCCCGTGACGGCTCGGTCACCGTCACGGTGGAGCCGAACGGCGCGCTGAGCAACCTCCAGCTCGGCCACCGAGCCTGCGAACTCGGACCTGCCAGGCTCACGACGACGATCATGGAGACTGTACGGGAGGCGCAGCGGCAGACCGCCCGCCGAGTGTCGGATTCCTTCACCCTCGTCAACGGAGACGGTGAGACGGCCGAACTCGTGCGCTCGTTCCTTCCCGTCGAGGAGCCGACCGAAGAGGAAGCGGCACAGGAGAAGTTCGCCGCCGACATGGCGCCGGAACCGGAGCCCACGCCCCCCGCTGCGCCGACCGCCTCGCCACGCCCCACGCCACGCCGACGCAGGCCCACGACTTCTGACGGCGAAGACGAAATGAGGCCGTGGTGA
- a CDS encoding ESX secretion-associated protein EspG: MSETYEFVLGSVEADVVGQALGVDVRRFPLRLRNTTTDPARRVRLTAIVGQRLAERGLSTGTALHPSLRTTFGLFADFRVSVAISGVDGFGSDIAVLALTDGAQALGVTQHAGADELLFSLFSDDELVEVLSGVLPQMPPAPGSTVTVRGRVTEHATAWDARKAAERAEDEEETSAFGNLEVVGTVDAPRPQRRGYRMGDEDRLRLALSGRRLGGGHITVDGRGDTGSQSLSWLDTEEGRYLVHAERSQGECVATYEPAGRAEVARAIRETLARAY; encoded by the coding sequence GTGTCCGAGACATACGAATTCGTGTTGGGCAGTGTGGAGGCCGACGTCGTCGGGCAGGCGCTCGGTGTCGATGTCCGCCGGTTTCCGCTGAGGTTGCGCAACACGACCACCGACCCGGCTCGGCGGGTTCGGTTGACAGCGATCGTGGGGCAGCGGCTCGCCGAACGCGGGTTGTCCACCGGAACGGCGCTGCATCCGTCCCTGCGTACGACGTTCGGCCTGTTCGCCGACTTCCGGGTCAGTGTGGCCATCAGCGGTGTCGACGGTTTCGGTTCCGACATCGCGGTTCTCGCCCTCACCGACGGTGCCCAGGCTCTGGGCGTGACCCAGCACGCCGGTGCCGACGAGCTGCTGTTCTCGTTGTTCTCGGACGACGAACTCGTCGAGGTGCTCTCCGGGGTGCTGCCGCAGATGCCGCCGGCTCCGGGGTCGACGGTCACCGTTCGGGGCCGCGTCACCGAACACGCGACGGCGTGGGACGCGCGCAAGGCGGCTGAACGGGCCGAGGACGAGGAGGAGACCAGCGCCTTCGGCAATCTGGAGGTGGTGGGCACCGTCGACGCCCCGCGACCGCAACGGCGCGGGTACCGGATGGGCGACGAGGACCGGCTTCGTCTCGCCCTGTCCGGCCGGCGACTCGGTGGTGGGCACATCACCGTCGACGGCCGAGGCGACACCGGCTCCCAGTCGTTGAGCTGGCTCGACACGGAGGAGGGGCGCTACCTCGTGCACGCGGAACGCAGCCAGGGCGAATGTGTGGCCA
- a CDS encoding type VII secretion target: protein MSTGFRVESEYLTKFADHLDTLRDNIDSTAGVVGGCVGDVGIFGLVGQLFGAGASAHCDKARDQLNSYSEDISRCAEDLRQAARAYESGDDEAELNISRYQV from the coding sequence GTGAGCACCGGTTTCCGCGTAGAGAGCGAATACCTGACGAAGTTCGCCGATCACTTGGACACGCTGCGCGACAACATCGACTCGACCGCCGGGGTCGTCGGGGGATGCGTAGGCGACGTCGGGATCTTCGGCCTGGTCGGACAGCTTTTCGGCGCCGGCGCGAGCGCGCACTGCGACAAGGCGAGAGACCAACTCAACTCCTATTCCGAGGACATTTCCCGGTGCGCCGAGGACTTGCGTCAGGCCGCCAGGGCCTACGAATCCGGAGATGACGAGGC